One Branchiostoma floridae strain S238N-H82 chromosome 1, Bfl_VNyyK, whole genome shotgun sequence genomic region harbors:
- the LOC118412698 gene encoding platelet-activating factor acetylhydrolase IB subunit beta-like has translation MTTNPAATPVPVEDVQGDRRWMDMHEHYVREAHEKEPEVLFVGDSLILQLAHTQIWTEKFEPMHCLNFACGGDATQHVLWRLQNGELKNIAPKAVVFLAGTNNHGHTAEQVAGGIEACVRTIVQQQPQAKILVLTIPPRGHQPNPLRVKNEEVNQRIASLLQSFPSVQLVDVCQGLLQSDGTINHNDMYDYLHLTSSGYAKFCEPLYCALAEILKMQDATALAMDAADNLVETPD, from the exons CATGAGCACTATGTGAGAGAGGCTCACGAGAAGGAACCTGAGGTTTTGTTTGTGGGTGATTCCCTTATACTGCAGCTGGCACATACACAG ATATGGACGGAGAAATTTGAACCAATGCACTGCCTTAACTTTGCCTGCGGCGGAGACGCCACTCAACATGTTCTCTGGAGGCTACAGAACGGTGAACTGAAAAATATTGCACCAAAG GCTGTGGTGTTTCTTGCGGGGACTAACAATCATGGCCACACAGCAGAGCAGGTTGCTGGGGGCATTGAGGCCTGCGTGAGGACCATCGTACAACAACAACCACAGGCCAAGATTTTGGTTTTG ACTATACCACCACGGGGGCACCAGCCCAACCCCCTACGTGTGAAGAATGAGGAGGTGAACCAAAGAATCGCCTCCCTTCTCCAGTCTTTCCCCAGTGTACAGTTGGTGGATGTGTGTCAGGGCCTCCTGCAGTCAGATGGGACCATCAACCACAACGACATGTACGACTATCTGCACCTGACCAG TTCTGGTTATGCCAAGTTCTGTGAACCCCTATATTGTGCCTTGGCTGAGATCTTAAAAATGCAAGATGCAACTGCACTGGCGATGGATGCTGCAGACAACTTAGTGGAGACTCCGGACTGA